Proteins from a genomic interval of Sander vitreus isolate 19-12246 chromosome 6, sanVit1, whole genome shotgun sequence:
- the aicda gene encoding single-stranded DNA cytosine deaminase isoform X2 — translation MITKLDSVLLPRKKFIYHYKNMRWAKGRHETYLCFVVKRRVGPDSLSFDFGHLRNRNGCHVELLFLRYLGALCPGLWGCGGTGERRLSYSITWFCSWSPCANCSIRLSQFLSRTPNLRLRIFVSRLYFCDTENSPERDGLRMLKKAGVQITVMSYKDFFYCWQTFVDRKQSNFKAWEELHPNSVRLARKLNRILQVEDLLYSF, via the exons ATGATTACAAAGCTAGACAG TGTGCTTTTGCCCCGAAAAAAGTTCATCTACCATTACAAGAACATGCGCTGGGCAAAGGGTCGGCATGAGACATATCTCTGCTTTGTAGTGAAGAGGCGAGTGGGGCCAGACTCCTTATCCTTTGACTTTGGACACCTCCGCAATCGCAATGGCTGCCATGTAGAG CTGCTGTTCCTGCGCTACCTTGGAGCCTTGTGCCCTGGTTTGTGGGGATGCGGAGGTACTGGAGAGAGGAGGCTCAGTTACTCCATCACCTGGTTCTGCTCCTGGTCTCCTTGTGCCAACTGCTCCATCAGACTGTCCCAGTTCCTCAGCCGGACGCCCAACCTTCGCCTAAGGATTTTCGTCTCtcgcctttacttctgtgacacgGAGAACAGCCCTGAAAGAGACGGCctaagaatgttgaaaaaagctggCGTGCAGATCACAGTCATGAGTTATAAAG acTTCTTTTATTGCTGGCAGACCTTTGTGGATCGTAAGCAAAGCAACTTCAAGGCCTGGGAAGAGCTGCACCCAAACTCTGTTCGCCTTGCCAGAAAACTCAACCGCATCCTCCAGGTAGAAGATttactatact ccTTTTGA
- the LOC144519529 gene encoding adaptin ear-binding coat-associated protein 1-like has protein sequence MATDGQSEYEAVLCVKPEVNVYRIPPRASNRAIRAADWKLDAPDWTGRMRVTARGKVAYVKLEDKISGELFAQAPVVEYPGITVETVSDSSRYFVLRIQDDNGRSAFIGIGFGDRGDSFDFNVALQDHFKWVKQEDEFKKQEQAPDTTPKLDLGFKEGQTITLNIGQSKKKDRSRPQSSGGFGLLPPPPGGKLAPPPSSRSTNHNTQPSAGGSDTGFLLDLDTSNSNSAAPSDPTTTASSDLWGDFDSVSTK, from the exons ATGGCGACTGACGGTCAGTCCGAGTACGAGGCGGTCCTCTGTGTCAAACCTGAAGTCAACGTTTACCGAATCCCACCGAGAGCTTCCAACCGGGCTATCAG GGCTGCTGATTGGAAGCTGGATGCTCCCGACTGGACAGGACGCATGCGTGTGACGGCCCGGGGCAAAGTGGCCTACGTGAAATTGGAAGACAAAATCTCTG GGGAGCTGTTTGCCCAAGCACCAGTGGTCGAGTACCCTGGCATCACAGTGGAAACAGTTAGTGACTCAAGCCGTTACTTTGTGCTCCGCATCCAGGATGACAACG GCCGAAGTGCGTTCATAGGCATTGGGTTTGGAGACAGAGGCGATTCCTTTGACTTCAATGTTGCACTTCAAGACCACTTCAA GTGGGTGAAACAGGAAGATGAATTTAAGAAGCAGGAGCAGGCTCCAGACACCACCCCTAAACTGGACCTAGGCTTCAAAGAAGGACAGACCATTACTCTCAATATTGGG CAATCAAAAAAGAAGGACAGGTCCCGCCCGCAGAGTTCAGGAGGCTTTGGGCTTCTTCCACCTCCTCCTGGGGGAAAATTAGCCCCACCTCCTTCGTCCAGATCTACCAATCATAACACACAACCATCTGCAGGAGGAAGTGACACCG gttTTTTGCTAGACCTGGACACCAGTAACTCCAACTCAGCAGCTCCCTCCGACCCCACCACCACAGCCAGCTCGGACCTGTGGGGAGACTTTGACTCCGTATCCACGAAGTGA
- the nat14 gene encoding putative N-acetyltransferase 14 isoform X1 codes for MVRLELDQVVMRRMKEDDIEMVKALIKEGCEGTENRLILHILTRPLCLFILAVFSSILRCLVHSFILALAIPVFLLIIFLKITMPRSTGVLGSSRPYWDYVGSSYRGTEDETLQNPYCRISGKTSVTKKPRRRITPKDKDKDSSTENVTPEREQEAGQVWVADCDGDILGCIFRESEKRANIRRICRLVTGCWYRREGLGRLLVQSLEQRESEGGTRRVYAHVPYPSKLGEAFFRKLGYRQFEEGADEEEDDEERKLETPERGFLGYPLTKVFYKDL; via the exons ATGGTGAGGCTGGAGCTGGATCAGGTGGtgatgaggaggatgaaggaGGACGACATAGAGATGGTCAAAGCCCTCATCAAG GAGGGCTGCGAGGGCACAGAAAACCGTCTCATCCTCCACATCCTCACGCGTCCACTCTGCCTCTTCATTCTGGCTGTTTTCTCCTCAATACTGCGCTGTCTTGTCCATTCCTTTATCCTGGCCCTTGCTATTCCTGTCTTCCTGCTAATTATCTTTCTCAAGATCACCATGCCGCGGTCCACAGGGGTTCTGGGCAGCAGCCGCCCCTACTGGGACTATGTGGGTAGCAGCTACAGAGGGACAGAGGATGAGACACTGCAGAATCCTTACTGTAGGATCAGTGGGAAAACATCAGTGACTAAAAAG CCAAGGCGCAGAATCACACCCAAAGACAAGGACAAAGATTCGTCAACAGAGAATGTCACTCCAGAGAGGGAGCAGGAAGCAGGGCAGGTGTGGGTGGCAGACTGCGATGGTGATATCCTCGGGTGCATCTTCAGGGAAAGCGAGAAGCGAGCGAATATCAGGAGGATCTGCAGGTTGGTGACGGGCTGCTGGTACCGCAGGGAGGGTCTGGGCCGGCTGCTTGTCCAGAGtctggagcagagagagagtgagggtggCACACGCAGAGTGTACGCACACGTCCCTTACCCCTCCAAGCTGGGGGAGGCCTTCTTCAGGAAGCTGGGCTATCGGCAATTTGAGGAGGGGGCTGATGAGGAAGAAGATGACGAGGAGAGGAAGCTGGAGACTCCAGAGAGAGGCTTTCTGGGATACCCACTCACTAAAGTGTTTTACAAAGACCTGTGA
- the aicda gene encoding single-stranded DNA cytosine deaminase isoform X1, with translation MITKLDSVLLPRKKFIYHYKNMRWAKGRHETYLCFVVKRRVGPDSLSFDFGHLRNRNGCHVELLFLRYLGALCPGLWGCGGTGERRLSYSITWFCSWSPCANCSIRLSQFLSRTPNLRLRIFVSRLYFCDTENSPERDGLRMLKKAGVQITVMSYKDFFYCWQTFVDRKQSNFKAWEELHPNSVRLARKLNRILQPFETEDLRDAFKLLGL, from the exons ATGATTACAAAGCTAGACAG TGTGCTTTTGCCCCGAAAAAAGTTCATCTACCATTACAAGAACATGCGCTGGGCAAAGGGTCGGCATGAGACATATCTCTGCTTTGTAGTGAAGAGGCGAGTGGGGCCAGACTCCTTATCCTTTGACTTTGGACACCTCCGCAATCGCAATGGCTGCCATGTAGAG CTGCTGTTCCTGCGCTACCTTGGAGCCTTGTGCCCTGGTTTGTGGGGATGCGGAGGTACTGGAGAGAGGAGGCTCAGTTACTCCATCACCTGGTTCTGCTCCTGGTCTCCTTGTGCCAACTGCTCCATCAGACTGTCCCAGTTCCTCAGCCGGACGCCCAACCTTCGCCTAAGGATTTTCGTCTCtcgcctttacttctgtgacacgGAGAACAGCCCTGAAAGAGACGGCctaagaatgttgaaaaaagctggCGTGCAGATCACAGTCATGAGTTATAAAG acTTCTTTTATTGCTGGCAGACCTTTGTGGATCGTAAGCAAAGCAACTTCAAGGCCTGGGAAGAGCTGCACCCAAACTCTGTTCGCCTTGCCAGAAAACTCAACCGCATCCTCCAG ccTTTTGAAACAGAAGATTTAAGAGATGCCTTCAAGCTTCTTGGACTGTGA
- the nat14 gene encoding putative N-acetyltransferase 14 isoform X2 — protein MVRLELDQVVMRRMKEDDIEMVKALIKITMPRSTGVLGSSRPYWDYVGSSYRGTEDETLQNPYCRISGKTSVTKKPRRRITPKDKDKDSSTENVTPEREQEAGQVWVADCDGDILGCIFRESEKRANIRRICRLVTGCWYRREGLGRLLVQSLEQRESEGGTRRVYAHVPYPSKLGEAFFRKLGYRQFEEGADEEEDDEERKLETPERGFLGYPLTKVFYKDL, from the exons ATGGTGAGGCTGGAGCTGGATCAGGTGGtgatgaggaggatgaaggaGGACGACATAGAGATGGTCAAAGCCCTCATCAAG ATCACCATGCCGCGGTCCACAGGGGTTCTGGGCAGCAGCCGCCCCTACTGGGACTATGTGGGTAGCAGCTACAGAGGGACAGAGGATGAGACACTGCAGAATCCTTACTGTAGGATCAGTGGGAAAACATCAGTGACTAAAAAG CCAAGGCGCAGAATCACACCCAAAGACAAGGACAAAGATTCGTCAACAGAGAATGTCACTCCAGAGAGGGAGCAGGAAGCAGGGCAGGTGTGGGTGGCAGACTGCGATGGTGATATCCTCGGGTGCATCTTCAGGGAAAGCGAGAAGCGAGCGAATATCAGGAGGATCTGCAGGTTGGTGACGGGCTGCTGGTACCGCAGGGAGGGTCTGGGCCGGCTGCTTGTCCAGAGtctggagcagagagagagtgagggtggCACACGCAGAGTGTACGCACACGTCCCTTACCCCTCCAAGCTGGGGGAGGCCTTCTTCAGGAAGCTGGGCTATCGGCAATTTGAGGAGGGGGCTGATGAGGAAGAAGATGACGAGGAGAGGAAGCTGGAGACTCCAGAGAGAGGCTTTCTGGGATACCCACTCACTAAAGTGTTTTACAAAGACCTGTGA
- the sbk3 gene encoding putative serine/threonine-protein kinase SBK3 — protein sequence MPDLQKAAAAQELDERCFLSAQSMPSLKVSEHFQVVKLLGEGSYGKVMLAVHRKRGTPMALKFFPRQSTSLTSFLREYNLSLSYCTHPSLTRAIGIFFSTPSYYVFAQQAGLYGDLYNVIVSEVGVDEECVQRLMSQLSGAVTHLHSLGFVHRDIKPENIFLCDSSCRWVKLGDFGLARAIGSTVRAVWYESPFCTPEVEPAKEAQKEWDGTEEEMEDIWITVEPCIDSWALGILVYCLLTSCFPWEESTHDDRGYRRFKEWFDREAEKEEKMRDGEWRGEEEIDSYTIMKESQRDNPPPSQFESLSPLVMTLFKELLHPVPKHRGSPEEILSYLGGPWLTETEIEEKRKAEEAEREARKIREGGGVEEELLREGRGER from the exons ATGCCAGATCTGCAGAAA GCTGCAGCAGCTCAGGAACTTGACGAGCGATGTTTCCTGTCGGCGCAGTCCATGCCCAGTCTGAAGGTATCCGAACACTTCCAGGTGGTAAAGCTCCTGGGAGAGGGATCCTACGGAAAGGTCATGTTAGCTGTGCACAGAAAGAGAG GAACCCCAATGGCTCTGAAGTTCTTCCCTCGTCAGTCTACCTCGCTCACCTCTTTCCTGCGTGAATACAATCTCTCCCTTTCTTACTGCACCCATCCTTCTCTGACACGGGCCATTGGCATCTTCTTTTCCACACCGTCCTACTATGTCTTTGCCCAGCAAGCTGGTCTATATGGTGATCTCTACAATGTCATAGTGTCAGAG GTCGGGGTGGATGAAGAGTGTGTCCAGAGATTGATGTCCCAGCTGAGTGGGGCCGTTACACATCTCCACTCCCTGGGCTTTGTCCACCGCGACATCAAACCTGAGAATATCTTCCTGTGTGACAGTTCCTGTCGCTGGGTCAAACTTGGGGACTTTGGCCTCGCCCGGGCCATCGGCTCCACTGTTCGCGCCGTCTGGTACGAGTCTCCCTTCTGCACTCCTGAGGTGGAACCTGCCAAGGAGGCTCAGAAGGAGTGGGATGGGACCGAGGAGGAGATGGAAGACATTTGGATAACAGTGGAACCCTGTATTGACAGCTGGGCCCTCGGTATACTCGTCTATTGCCTCTTGACTAGCTGCTTCCCCTGGGAGGAGAGCACCCACGATGACCGCGGCTATCGTAGATTCAAGGAGTGGTTTGATCGTGAGGCTGAAAAGGAGGAGAAGATGAGGGATGGTGAGTGGAGAGGTGAGGAGGAAATAGACAGTTACACAATCATGAAGGAGAGCCAGAGGGACAACCCTCCTCCCTCACAGTTTGAGAGCCTCAGCCCACTAGTGATGACTCTTTTTAAGGAGCTTCTCCACCCTGTGCCCAAACACAGAGGGAGCCCAGAGGAGATCCTGAGCTACCTGGGAGGGCCGTggctgacagagacagagattgaggagaagaggaaggcagaggaggcagagagggaggcCAGAAAAAtaagagagggaggaggtgtAGAAGAAGAGCTATTAAGGGAAGGAAGAGGGGAGAGATAA
- the mfap5 gene encoding microfibril associated protein 5, with product MCGCMQSSLVKLTLLQVEGMGSLPVVLLLCSFHAFTAVAQAQQPESTDATLPANCREEMYPCTRMYSVHRPIKRCIGALCLYSLPRVYVINNEICMRTVCQQDDYLKAELCRELSGWPRRVERSSNRKRCRNRRSNPKTWANKA from the exons ATGTGTGGTTGTATGCAGAGTTCA CTCGTAAAACTCACCCTCTTACAAGTTGAAGGAATGGGCAGCCTTCCAGTGGTCCTGCTCCTCTGCAGTTTCCACG CATTCACAGCTGTTGCCCAAGCCCAGCAGCCCG AGAGCACTGACGCCACCTTGCCAGCCA ACTGTAGGGAGGAGATGTATCCTTGCACCAGGATGTACTCGGTTCACCGGCCCATCAAGAGATGTATTGGTGCTCTTTGTCTCTACAG CCTTCCTCGTGTCTACGTGATCAACAATGAGATCTGCATGAGGACAGTGTGCCAACAGGATGACTATCTGAAAG CCGAACTGTGCAGAGAGTTGTCCGGGTGGCCCAGGCGTGTTGAGAGGTCATCTAATAGGAAACGCTGTCGCAATCGCCGTAGCAACCCCAAAACCTGGGCAAACAAGGCCTGA